A portion of the Lolium rigidum isolate FL_2022 chromosome 1, APGP_CSIRO_Lrig_0.1, whole genome shotgun sequence genome contains these proteins:
- the LOC124679661 gene encoding E3 ubiquitin ligase BIG BROTHER-related-like, giving the protein MDASSKATAAASAGDGGEKPSDDQNLSPNTPAATGGGDDVSAVAAAAGRRPFTALSQEEADLALARVLQEQERAYMMLTGHGGEGSEYGESDAGSYDDYDDEEGSEWEEEGEADGAGVLPDGDGEDEEVGDADGADVDPAAYEDDEAYARALQDAEEREVAQRLMALAGITGLGEEMDHDVEDGEDGDSAQDAWEDVDPDEYSYEELVALGEVVGTESRGVSADTLASLPSVTYQAQDKQDSNMEQCVICRVEFEEGESLIALPCKHSYHSECINQWLQLNKVCPMCSAEVPTSESNQA; this is encoded by the exons ATGGACGCCTCCTCCAAggcaaccgccgccgcctccgccggcgacggcggcgagaagCCCAGCGACGACCAGAATCTCAGCCCCAACACCCCCGCCGCGACCGGAGGGGGCGACGACGTctcggctgtggcggcggcggcagggcggCGCCCGTTCACCGCCTTGAGCCAGGAGGAGGCCGACCTCGCCCTCGCGCGCGTGCTCCAGGAGCAG GAGCGGGCGTACATGATGCTCACCGGCCACGGCGGGGAGGGGAGCGAGTACGGGGAGTCGGACGCCGGGAGCTACGACGACTACGACGACGAGGAGGGGAGCGaatgggaggaggagggggaggcggaCGGGGCGGGGGTGCTccccgacggcgacggcgaggacgaggaggtggGCGACGCGGACGGGGCCGACGTGGACCCCGCGGcgtacgaggacgacgaggcgtacGCCCGGGCCCTCCAGGACGCCGAGGAGCGCGAGGTCGCCCAGCGGCTCATGGCGCTCGCGGGGATTACGGGCT TAGGGGAagagatggaccatgatgtcgAAGACGGCGAAGATGGGGATAGCGCACAG GATGCATGGGAAGATGTTGATCCAGATGAATACTCGTACGAG GAGCTGGTTGCATTGGGTGAAGTAGTCGGTACGGAAAGCAGAGGTGTCTCTGCTGATACTCTGGCTTCATTACCTTCAGTAACTTACCAGGCACAAGATAAGCAAGACAGCAACATGGAACA ATGTGTTATTTGCCGTGTGGAATTTGAGGAAGGTGAATCATTGATTGCACTTCCTTGCAAGCATTCATATCATTCTGAGTGCATAAACCAGTGGCTGCAGTTAAACAAG GTATGCCCTATGTGCAGTGCTGAAGTTCCTACTTCAGAAAGCAATCAAGCTTGA